A genomic window from Streptomyces sp. NBC_01429 includes:
- a CDS encoding DeoR/GlpR family DNA-binding transcription regulator, with amino-acid sequence MTTDDTPLIPDQRRELLIELLRGHSVLSVHQLTEMLGVSHMTVRRDIAALEAQGRAVSVTGGVRIAGRQLHHEPSRVDKSMMDQPAKLAITREAGELLRDHTTVYLDAGTTCQGLVPHLVRLKGMTVVTNDFTTANALIGNPDIEVIHTGGRTEHANRSTVGRLAALTLQQLALDMAFISTSSWDVRRGVTTPSAPKVEVKQAAMSSASRSVLLAGSAKYDTFGMYRVAALTAFDTVITDDALTPTVQEALLAGGVELKVARTEGERERA; translated from the coding sequence GTGACCACCGACGACACCCCCCTCATCCCCGACCAGCGCCGGGAGTTGCTGATCGAGCTGCTGCGGGGACACTCGGTGCTCAGCGTCCACCAGCTCACCGAGATGCTGGGCGTCTCCCACATGACCGTACGGCGGGACATCGCCGCGCTGGAGGCACAGGGCCGCGCCGTCTCGGTGACCGGCGGGGTGCGGATCGCCGGCCGGCAGCTGCACCACGAGCCCAGCAGGGTCGACAAGTCGATGATGGACCAGCCCGCCAAGCTGGCCATCACCCGCGAGGCGGGTGAGCTGCTGCGGGACCACACCACCGTCTATCTGGACGCCGGCACCACCTGTCAGGGCCTGGTGCCCCATCTGGTGCGGCTGAAGGGAATGACCGTCGTCACCAACGACTTCACCACCGCCAACGCGCTGATCGGGAACCCTGACATCGAGGTGATCCACACCGGCGGGCGCACCGAGCACGCCAACCGCTCCACCGTGGGCCGGCTGGCGGCGCTGACCCTCCAGCAGCTCGCCCTGGACATGGCCTTCATCTCCACCAGTTCCTGGGACGTCCGGCGCGGGGTGACCACACCGTCGGCGCCCAAGGTGGAGGTGAAGCAGGCGGCGATGAGCAGCGCCTCGCGCTCGGTACTGCTGGCGGGCAGCGCCAAGTACGACACCTTCGGCATGTACCGGGTCGCCGCCCTGACCGCGTTCGACACCGTGATCACCGACGACGCGCTCACCCCGACCGTCCAAGAGGCGCTGCTCGCCGGGGGCGTCGAGCTGAAAGTGGCCCGCACCGAGGGCGAGCGGGAACGGGCCTGA